From Rhopalosiphum padi isolate XX-2018 chromosome 2, ASM2088224v1, whole genome shotgun sequence:
GAACGTCGACGATCCGAGCGTGAAGAATGACGAGGACGATCTGTACGATATGGTTTTCCAGCCAGTTAAAAAGGAGTTTGTCAAAGCTTCGACCCAGGACGATCTCAGTTTGACTTCTTTCATGAACAATGTACACATGGTAACGCCAGTCAAACAGGAATTTGATGAAAAGACACATATGTTTGACGAAGATACCATTTGTAGTCCATTTGTAAAGGAAGAGTCAAATAAAACATCAGATGATAAACCTAAAGAGCTGGTCTGTAAAGAAGAAAACCTCAAGAAGGATGTACAGCATGCTAAGAGAAGATTAACTTCTGAAAGCGAGTCTGTGGTTACTGATTCCGTGTCACCTGAGCGGGTCAACAAAGTTAACAAAAAATCCACAGATCATAAGAATATACATGACTCTGTAGAAAGTCCCAAGTAAGcatgtatttttgttaaaaattttaataaaataaatgagtaTTGTTTAATGAAATGTTTTGTATCTTGTTAGTTAGTTACTTCAATATTAAGTGTTTATTACACTGAAAATTATCCatttatatttcagtattttattttagaatggagtaatttattttgaaatatttttattaattcagtattattttgatgatttatattttattatatttttgtagagtAAAATTGGGACGTGAAACAGACGCATTAATTTTAGCAAGAAGACAAAAACAAATAGATTTTGGTAAAAATACTATTGGATACGTCAAGTATCTAGAACAGGTTCCTAAGTatgtacttttatatattttataaataaagtaaataaattattataagtattatatttttagacatgAACGTACAAAGAGGCATCCTAAAACTCCtccaaaaaatttgaaatatactaGGCGAGCCTGGGATGGATTAATTAAAAACTGGAGAGTTAAGTTACATTTATGGGACCCTGATAGAAGACATGATGACGATGATGCCTTGACAACGGGTTCAAGTTCAAATTTGTGCTCGTAAGTAAATGAATATAAGAAACATGtgctttatatatacattacaatgaTTGAAAGTAAATGtggatatttatacattatttaagattgatctaataataattaatatcattaaagttTTTTGTATGCATTGTGTAACTAGTATTATCCTTTAATAGGTCTGAGTggaaaattaagaaatttaatacttttcCTATGGGCTAGTCTTGGGGGTTGCAAACTTAATTTATACTTGATGACCAaaatttttttgtgaaataacatttaataaaataaatacaacaatattagtGAATACTTTCAGTTTGATCGGATCAATCATGTATGTTACAACGTGGGcagatatgtaatttttttaacggTATATTTTTCAGAGCTACTATGTTACAATATGTAACTAGTTCAttgtatttccaaaaaaaaaaaaaaatgatctcaatatttaattcaaattatagaaatgtatactaaacaatctaatattaaaagaaaaatatatttattaaaatgataaaaaaatattgtatttaataaatttcatcatcagcatttaatgttttggtcaaaaaattttgatttgaatgacaattaaaatattcaataaattgtcAATATTGATGAtgtaaacatgaaaaaaaattattctggaGTTATTATTTGGAAATACAGCTTGAAGTTATacgtaataaatgaaaatttagctctgtcaaaaaaaaaacattacttaGTTTTTCatgttttacttaatttagtTAACAACTTTtctaacttaattaatttttctgtgAAATTATGactgaacaaataataaactcTTTCAagaataataatcttatattcaataccatattatttattaaatagtatatgacACAATATATCATTAAACTTTAATCTGAACCATAATTCTGACATAGACATGTTGATgatattgtgtttaatttatagACTAGGATCAATGACTAGTTTGGATTCAAGTTCTCAGGCCTCAGATTCAAGGCCATCAACGCCTCCATTGAGGTTGTCTGAAGATTCATCACAACAAAAACGAGAAAACCATGAAGATGGTCTTACTTTAAATCAGAAGaagtttaagaaataaataaaatctgaaaATTAGGTATCTatgtattcatacattttacacCCATAACATTTATTGaccattcattaaaatatttttgataatctgtaggttatttattatgtatattatatttaattataaaatgtttatttctcTAAAACTTgaaagaattttatttattttctatacagtaaaaactaaacatgtgttaaatgttaaaattaatggataccaacttttattttattaactaaatttgattaaaaatattagttacttaatttgaatatatgtaTGACTATCtaggtatgtgtatataatttttattttttatttttgtaattatattcatattgagtcagttttacaatattataaactatgtgTTCCATTTCCATCAATTAGAACCTTGTTCGAACAATTAAGGCtttcatatttatgttttataccaatttataaccattttaaatttataatgtctatttattactatgtaaatgtattaataattaaatcttgaatatatttgtattacattcaaactttgtatacttaatttttaaataggcaTCTCTGccgtgaatattataatataatagtattcttatcatctattattattcatttaataatacactgtatatatagTAGAAATTGTTGAATGCGCATACAATTTTAAGTCCTAACTGCATTTCTTATGTTTGTTTGTAACATATAGTACAACTTTTCTGTGTACTTGTCCACGCTActacaggtataatattataagatattcaattttatcaaGTAGATTTgaagtgaaaaattaaataattacagtattattatataaaaattgaaaactattatttattacaaattggcCTAGGCCTACAAGGTCTGCAAAggaatgtgttataatattatcaaagttaTGAGcagtattaatacaaaatataaatcttaaaatatttcagatatattttttttttaatttatgaaaatcagTGCTTGTTTAGAATGATTTTGGCTGCAGACTTGTATGCCAAGGTCCAAGATTACAACTTTACTATATGGCGAGCACACCAATATTTGAgagattattgtattatttatttggagATGACATTAAGGTTCCTTCttaacacaaataaattatattatagttgcaACAGTACATAAATACAAGTACAAattctttgaaaataaaataaaattatatcagataagtttgttattagttttatacattaaatatttcagtctgtttatacaataaaattaatatatacatttaaaaacaagacaaaatagaattaaaattcCATCTTCGATTTTGTCATAGTTTGAGGATAAAagtaacatttaaacattttagacaaaacataatatcacaccaaaatttttttatcgtgtaATGCGCTTATCAACAAgtcaaactttttatttaatgtttcaattttattctCAATCGTATTCATTTGAACAGCCATATTTTGAAGTCGGTGCTCTACTTTTTCTTCGAATTGTTTGAAACTAACCGATTTGAATTCACCACCTTCTGgatcattatttgaaaatttggaattatccatatttttaaaaatcgacaTTAAAACATCATTATTAATTGATTGCGATTGTTTAAGGCTCAACatagaaaatagttttaaagCATTTAAGTCTAATGGTTTTGACTCCAACAAATTTTGAACATTCTGCATATTTATAGGACCCAAGAATTTGTTAGAATGTTCTTTGATTtcggttaaataaataattataccaaaAATCCAAATGAAAtctgaattattaaattgctttaattttaaagcacATTCTGTACTGTCAATGGGTATCAAATGAGAGTACATTTGAACTCCATCAAAATCACTGTGACTTAAAGACTGATGTATAGACACATATTCTCCAGTCTTCCCAAACAGTTCTATGATTCTGgcctgaaaaacaaaaaaaataattgttctcattaatatacatcataatgcAAAATGACACAATCTTACCTCTGAACACACAGCTACTGTATCAATTACATGTGTCGGATCACAGTTGATATTTATGAATAAGTCACTTAGATGTTCAGGTTTCTCAAAATTCACGCTCTTGCAATCAAATTCTGTTATTAATTGCAATACATCACtgcaacaattattataacaataaaaataataataatttatattttaaaaataatattgttttacagtTTTTCCGCATCAATGTCAGATTGCTTTGGACGGGCCGCAACACAGTGTTCGATGTCCATTCCACAAACGTTTGACTGCCAGTCACACTTGACTTTTACAGTGTTAGTAGAAAACATAGTGAAATTTGCAGTGTCGTTTGTCATCTCAATTCAAGTGTTAACAACGTCGTTGTTCAGACTGAAGTTTACAAatgcttaaaattaaacatttaatactatttaaccTTAGTACTGTCTGTTTATTTGAATACTGAATTATTGACTTCTGTTCATTTATGACGGgagatattattcaataatcatCGCCAAATATtatggataaataatatattatttgttaatagttattagttgaaCATTAAACTACAATACTACAAACtaaaacactaataatattctaaattctaaaatactATTAGAATAGTATACATGCCATATACATAATGATAGTAAATAGTTTGTACTTTGAGATCCTGATAAACAGTTAATATCATCCATAAacctatagtttttattataaaaataataaaatatttataattttttattataggtctatgcacagatatataaaataacttaaaataaatttattttatatagctgTTGCCTGTTGGTCTATGATATCATCACGTGCGTTTATCGTATTTATCGTAATCGgtgattgtaataaattaaatttcattgaaGAAGTTTACAATTAGTTTTTTCCTCCACGAAAACATATGCCCACAAATTTTCACTTCAAATAAACGGCTAGAAACTCGAAAATTTATAATAGTCCACCGGTAACGTATTCGATTTTTCGTAAAAAGCGAGGATTTTTACTCTGTTTTTGAATTATGTTACACACGTCGTATGTGTCTGTGACGatgtagtaatattaatattctgtcGACATTTTCAACAGCCCGAGGTGTGTTTCGTGAAATTATCATTCCAGTGGAGCTCTTAAAGGTTATTACCATTTTGAAATTTGGTAACACTTGGTTTTATGCTTATCAGTAGTGACGTCACGGTGTTTTTctcatttattgaaatttgactTTTAGCAAATGACAAGGTTATAAAAAGTTTCAATTCACCTTCAATAGTTCGTTAGAAGACTTCAATATTTCCAAATTTCCGATTTTCAATTTACGAAATACAATGGCCAAGTACAAGGTAGTGATGGTTAGACACGGCGAAAGTGAATGGAACCAAAAAAACTTGTTCTGCGGATGGTATGATGCTTCGTTAAGCCCCAAAGGTTTGTAATTTTGTACTATTCGTAGATTAAAGtgcataaattatgaattttgtataattaaaagagTTGATACCTCAAATGTTATGGAATCAGATTTGTTATACCTAACTTGAGGCTTATTTCGAGTTGTATTGTCGATTTGATGTTGATATTCTATcagtttcaatttaataaaggCTTGTgccattattttttgttgagtaGGTGAAGAGGAAGCAGCAAATGCTGGTAAAGCATTGAAACAAGGCAATTACAAATTTGACCTGGCACACACATCTGTATTAAAGAGAGCACAAAACACGCTGGGTGCAATATTGAAAGAACTTGGCCAAGAAGACATTCCGATATCTAAAACTTGGCGTTTGAATGAAAGACATTATGGTGGCCTTACTGGATTGAACAAATCTGAAACTGCAGCCAAATATGGTGAAGCACAGGTAATATAATCATactcatttcaattttttgttattttaacattatattcatAAGTTTAATTTCCATATCTAATtccagtattaatatttattgtttaatattttggtttcaGGTTCAAATATGGAGACGCAGTTTCGACACTCCTCCACCTTCCATGGATACAGACCATGCATACTATGATCAAATCGTAAATGACCCTCGTTACAAAGATGAACCTTCAAAGGAAGAGTTTCCTATGTTTGAATCATTGAAATTGACGATTCAAAGGACATTGCCTTACTGGAATGATGTTATTATTCCCCAGCTAAAAGAaggaaaacaaatattaatagctGCTCATGGAAACAGTCTTAGAGGAATAGTCAAACATTTAGACAGTGAGTttcctattaatttatttttaattatgtgctATCAGTATTCATTTTTGGGTTATGGCTACAATTTGtattactatacaattattgattttattgaaaaagtacattaattttgacaattttttttttttttttgtattaatttcactggcttttgtaaattaaatttaaaaaaataatcatatttatttacttaatatatatttttcagatttGACTGAAGACCAAATCATGTCTCTTAACTTACCTACTGGTATACCATTTGAATATGAATTAGATGAGAACTTTAAACCTGTGGTTTCAATGAAGTTTTTGGGTGACGAAGAGACTGTAAAAAAGGCAATTGAAGCTGTTGCTGCACAAGGCAAAGCAAAATaatcgttgaaaaaaaaataaacctaatcaactaaaaaaaaatttaaatacttattagtagcataaaatattttgaaatgtattcttTACATAGtatgttgttaaattatttatggaactattaggtaaatataaaaccatttaTACACTAGATGcagttaaaaagtatttttatgtatacagaGTACAGGTAGTATACATATTGGTTATATTGTGAAAATATTGaagtatcataaattaaaatttagtgagCCTTGAATGTAATCTGATTACCGAAaggtatttatttgttattagttatttagtatttaatgttaatgttGACCTCTTTTATTGTCCTGTTACACTTTGCATTTATTCCTTTCTACCtccaaaaattattaagtagttttaaaattcaataattcaatacacttacattacctatattatgaaaTGTGTTAACTTTTTGCTTTtctagtatataaatatgtttttactttttttctaaaactttgCCTACGTTtcaattttccatttttttcatttaacaagTCAGTTtctgtattattcattttaaaattataaatgtgctTCGATCATTTGTATTCTGTAATTGTGGTTGCTATTAGCTATGTTTCATTGTGTATGTGATTGTGTTTCGTTCGCATTTCGAACTTTAGGGTTACTTACGAGCATCTCCGGCTAATAATCTACTTCTGTACTTTCATTGGCCAGAGAAATGAGCTTCGTAAATCTGAATTGAATTTTGAGCATTtccaataatttttcttttagtcTTCAAAACAGCCTGTGCATACTTCTTGGCACATGTTAAACAAGTTGGCAGTGCCGTATGGCATATTTAGACATTTTGCGCCCCggagcaaaaaaaaattggtgcCCCCTTAAAGGGCCTACtcaaaaataagattatattctaacataactcaatttttttggtaaatagGGAAATAAACAAATGAGGCGTATCAGTCAATACtaattcatgtataataataaatatattagtaaaatactcgggttatttgtatcattttattgtacaattgcacctactatttactaattacttaattgataatacaattctaatacaaattcaattttaatttatctacacACATTTTATCAAGTTCTAATATGTAGttggtttattatattttaaagtttagaagtttaaaatttaaactatttaattttgtacattttaatcttTATAGTGTAAAGTTAAAAGCTCTGATTAATACATAGGTAGTTAATTGTAACTTGCaagtataattcatattttatgttagatACCAtgggttttaattaatatttttgaagggccacattagggatctgaaaatttttcacggccatcaaaattctaactacatatttccattatataaaaaccaataatatttatcaaaaataataatttacaataataacacatataatgttgtcgtaatatgtgtaaatgtgttattttaaataacatataaataacttatttattatttgtctgcCGGTCGGATAAAATGTGTTTGAGGGCCGCCATTTGGTAACCcatgttatatactataataatagtgtatatttaCTTTCAACTGTTGAGGTTTTTTTACGAAACAAGTCTTGagttttttaatagttgttaATAACACAGttgttttttgtgttttaacaAAGTTTGCTTACAATTCTGACAACCACTCAACTTTTTTAACCgggaattattaaaataagtattaacatAGGCATACATTGGGGCCTGGGGGGACTTAGTTGGCTTAGCCCCcctacattttttaagattttcaagaaatttaaggttatttatgagagaaaattataaaatgtaaaacgtaattCTTAATCAGGATATCTGATATCTGATAAGTATGTGTTATGTGAACATTTAAGCTGCATGTATGAATTTTGaactgtaaatttgtaataaaatttaaatgattgggcctgttctatgtttataattttagctcCCCCTTCCAGGGGCGTATTTAAGGAAGGGGCCCGTGCCCCCCGCATTCaccgtattttatacttatttttattatatgagataTTTAACTCTACGACCCATGTATATGTACGCAAATTTGAACCTTTTGTTTGTGCCCCCCCCACCCCCttaagacatttctaaatacaCCCCTGCCCCCTTCTAATAAAGCAAATTTACGCCTAtgagtataaaacaaataaataatcaacactCAACCGTCAACAGCGCCGAATaagtataaaagaaataatatgtagataatcACATTAGCATCATTGACAAATACTGCGGCTCCAAACGCTTTGAGTTTGTTGacatataagtaggtaatagaaatttgaattaaaGTGATGTGtactaatagtattttaatttatatttaccagaattatacatacatacattcaaatacctattatacctacagtataagttataacaattacactattttatttttacctaacaaatgttttataactttttttttcgagatttttacttttaacatacatttttagtgtgtactattatattactatcgttggttataaatactatattatagtatatagtatttataatcaaaggtactatgtatgtaatattatacatgtattcaattttaagggataggtacctataaatttgttgatattttactttttaattaggtatacttatatataacttataatctaaacataaaactaatataatttaagggatgtcaaaaaattaattgttatttaagagGGGCCCGAATTTAGTTCTGTACCAGGGCCAAAATGTGATGTGGGGGGGCCTGCCGTTTGAATTGTCGTCCACTCCTGAAAAAGTGTTCGCGGTCCGCCAGTTGGTAACCCCTGACATAGGGACTTCGTGTGATGGCACGATAACACGGTAATAGGTAACGTCGCGCCGACCGATTTTCCGTGTCTGGCCCGCAGCGAacgaaattacataatattattatgttattttacggAATACCTACACCGCGGCCGGAGCGGAGTCGTCGTCAAGACGTGCTCGTCTAAGCGTTGCTAACCCGATAACgacgtgtttatattatatcctcGCGAATCAATAACAAACACACATCGGTCGTCGACCGCGCAATAAACTGCAGCAGAACacgacaatttaaaatattcgcgACGCTCTCTACGACGTAATAATACCGAACCTCCGCGATCGGCCCGCGCTGACATGACGTGACGTGACGTGCGGTACGCCTATAATATACCGACGTCGTACAATATGGCCAGGTTGACGAGGGTGGAACTGGTGAGGGGCGTCATCGACGACGCGCTGAACGACAGGTCGAAACCGTGGCACGCGGCGTTCGTGCGGGCCGAGGCGCTGACCGGTTTGCCCAGGTTCCGCGTGCTGCTGTGCGTCGTCCTGGTCGCGTCGGTGCTGTTCATGTTCGAGCCCACCGCGGAACTGATGAGCAACGTGTTCGCGCTCGTCTTGCCCGCGGTGGCCACGGTGTCGGCGACCGTctcgccgctgccgccgccgccggtgtGGCGCAAGTACGACCGCGTGACGGCCGCCGACGAGGCCCGCAACGAGAAGTTCGCGTACTGGATGACGTTCGCCGCGGCGCTGATCGTCGAATCGCTCTGCCGGCCGGTGTTGCGGTTCGTGCCGCTGTACCAGATGTGCCGGACGTGGTTTTTCGTCTGGTGTTTCGTGCCGATCCGGGAAAACGGCTCCGCGTACGTGCTCGACGCGGTCGTACGGCCGTTTTTCGAGATGGTCTTCGGTTCGGACGACTGATGATCGCGAAGACgtcggtttttgtttttttttttaaataaaaatcaattttaatattgcgTAACAAGCCGACGTATAGTTTTATGCGATTCCCCCGATTGATGCGCGTGCTTGCAGCATATTATACAATCCCCGAATcccgtataattataaaacgtttttttttttgtaaaggaCGAAGAACACGAAGATTCTagaaattatatagatacacaGAA
This genomic window contains:
- the LOC132918966 gene encoding receptor expression-enhancing protein 5-like, which encodes MARLTRVELVRGVIDDALNDRSKPWHAAFVRAEALTGLPRFRVLLCVVLVASVLFMFEPTAELMSNVFALVLPAVATVSATVSPLPPPPVWRKYDRVTAADEARNEKFAYWMTFAAALIVESLCRPVLRFVPLYQMCRTWFFVWCFVPIRENGSAYVLDAVVRPFFEMVFGSDD
- the LOC132922540 gene encoding histone RNA hairpin-binding protein, whose product is MADVKRKLKSTVTDLSGKSWAELCDSSQSSQSQTDTDSPLKNVDDPSVKNDEDDLYDMVFQPVKKEFVKASTQDDLSLTSFMNNVHMVTPVKQEFDEKTHMFDEDTICSPFVKEESNKTSDDKPKELVCKEENLKKDVQHAKRRLTSESESVVTDSVSPERVNKVNKKSTDHKNIHDSVESPKVKLGRETDALILARRQKQIDFGKNTIGYVKYLEQVPKHERTKRHPKTPPKNLKYTRRAWDGLIKNWRVKLHLWDPDRRHDDDDALTTGSSSNLCSLGSMTSLDSSSQASDSRPSTPPLRLSEDSSQQKRENHEDGLTLNQKKFKK
- the LOC132922541 gene encoding uncharacterized protein LOC132922541, whose protein sequence is MTNDTANFTMFSTNTVKVKCDWQSNVCGMDIEHCVAARPKQSDIDAEKLDVLQLITEFDCKSVNFEKPEHLSDLFININCDPTHVIDTVAVCSEARIIELFGKTGEYVSIHQSLSHSDFDGVQMYSHLIPIDSTECALKLKQFNNSDFIWIFGIIIYLTEIKEHSNKFLGPINMQNVQNLLESKPLDLNALKLFSMLSLKQSQSINNDVLMSIFKNMDNSKFSNNDPEGGEFKSVSFKQFEEKVEHRLQNMAVQMNTIENKIETLNKKFDLLISALHDKKILV
- the LOC132922542 gene encoding phosphoglycerate mutase 1, whose translation is MAKYKVVMVRHGESEWNQKNLFCGWYDASLSPKGEEEAANAGKALKQGNYKFDLAHTSVLKRAQNTLGAILKELGQEDIPISKTWRLNERHYGGLTGLNKSETAAKYGEAQVQIWRRSFDTPPPSMDTDHAYYDQIVNDPRYKDEPSKEEFPMFESLKLTIQRTLPYWNDVIIPQLKEGKQILIAAHGNSLRGIVKHLDNLTEDQIMSLNLPTGIPFEYELDENFKPVVSMKFLGDEETVKKAIEAVAAQGKAK